One genomic region from Glaciimonas sp. PAMC28666 encodes:
- a CDS encoding thiazole synthase, translating into MNAYQQQGQAIDDRLTIAGVRYRSRLLVGTGKYRDFAETRAAVDASGTGIVTVTIRRVNIGQDEHAPSLLDAVPPSEFTILPNTGGCYNAEDAVYTLQLARELLNGHKLVKLEVLGDEKNLFPNMPETLKAAEILVRDGFDVMVYCSDDPIQAKMLEQIGCVAIMPLASLIGSGMGILNPWNLSLIIEQANVPVLVDAGVGTASDAAIAMELGCDGVLMNTAIAGARDPIGMARAMRLAVQAGREAYLAGRIPKRFAASPSSPMAGRIS; encoded by the coding sequence ATGAATGCATATCAGCAACAAGGGCAAGCGATAGACGACAGGTTGACCATCGCAGGCGTCCGCTACAGGTCGCGCCTCTTGGTCGGGACCGGCAAATACCGTGACTTTGCAGAGACCCGCGCCGCGGTCGATGCCAGCGGCACCGGGATCGTCACTGTGACGATCCGGCGGGTAAACATTGGTCAGGACGAGCATGCGCCCAGTTTGCTGGACGCGGTACCGCCATCAGAATTTACGATTTTACCGAACACCGGCGGCTGTTATAACGCAGAGGATGCGGTCTACACCTTGCAACTCGCGCGTGAATTGCTGAACGGTCACAAGCTGGTCAAACTGGAAGTGTTGGGTGATGAAAAAAATCTGTTCCCGAACATGCCGGAAACCCTGAAAGCTGCAGAAATATTGGTGCGAGACGGTTTCGATGTCATGGTTTATTGCAGCGACGATCCCATCCAGGCCAAGATGTTGGAGCAAATCGGTTGCGTCGCCATTATGCCGCTGGCTTCATTAATCGGTTCCGGCATGGGTATCCTCAATCCATGGAATTTATCCCTGATCATTGAACAGGCTAACGTTCCTGTGCTGGTCGATGCCGGTGTCGGCACCGCCTCCGATGCGGCGATTGCGATGGAATTAGGGTGCGACGGGGTATTGATGAACACAGCAATTGCCGGTGCACGCGATCCTATCGGCATGGCACGTGCCATGCGACTCGCGGTACAGGCCGGGCGTGAAGCCTATCTGGCTGGGCGGATACCGAAACGCTTTGCAGCGTCGCCGTCGTCACCGATGGCAGGGCGCATTTCCTGA